Proteins co-encoded in one Bemisia tabaci chromosome 9, PGI_BMITA_v3 genomic window:
- the LOC109036870 gene encoding venom serine carboxypeptidase: protein MSRYHVDAMTRFSGEKSILFLVTIFLAVHDGFSTSDNFSIRGSSSVNQSKREDDKGVRIIASETHESDNLTDNNHQSDHNRSIDTQIIEELKGNTRDFLADDKIISKKDGALFLTPLIEAGQIEKAQHLSEVSLVRDIKSFAGYLTVNSTSGANLFFWLFKSQQGKFEERPLIVWLHGGLAQTAMFGLFRDTGPFYVGRDKKLKRRKYAWTQKYNMVFVDNPVGAGFSFTKSESGYPTSLKAVTEDLYKFLVQLHRMFPSFKQNKLVLVGESTGTVYAELLAQKIFEENKISDCKLNLRRLIIASRHTDQGMLRRSSSFLFELGLIDDFQRQEIAGYEEELRAIELIGNATESGIHWAQTVKRIKEFTGLRDTLDFVHDDIGVYQKKASSWFLNQPEIKKALHVGEHEFTENSAEAGEHLLRTPWASTKSAVESMLTDGSLPILSVYGQLDPFRSIRGRMFDDYEWPRSKEYFKAKRCQFMVGDEVAGYYKTTGPLTEVLLRNSGHLIAAAKPRWALELIDRFIGDEKSFQCS from the exons ATGTCACGTTATCACGTTGATGCAATGACGAGATTTTCCGGTGAAAAGTCGATACTGTTTTTAGTGACTATATTTCTCGCGGTTCACGATGGTTTCAGCACCTCTGATAATTTTTCCATTCGTGGCTCTAGCAGTGTTAATCAATCCAAAAGGGAAGATGACAAAGGCGTACGTATTATTGCTAGTGAAACCCACGAGAGTGACAACCTGACTGACAACAATCACCAAAGTGATCATAATCGATCGATTGATACACAAATTATCGAGGAACTGAAAGGCAATACCCGCGACTTTCTCGCTGATGACAAAATTATCAGTAAGAAAGACGGGGCACTATTTTTGACACCACTCATCGAGGCTGGCCAAATAGAAAAGGCCCAACATCTTTCTGAGGTTTCTCTTGTTAGAGACATCAAGAGCTTCGCTGGATATTTAACTGTGAATAGCACTAGCGGCGCTAATCTATTCTTCTGGCTTTTTAAAAGTCAACAAG GTAAGTTTGAAGAACGTCCGCTGATCGTGTGGCTGCACGGAGGACTAGCCCAAACGGCAATGTTCGGCCTATTCAGAGACACGGGCCCTTTCTACGTCGGCCGCGACAAGAAACTGAAACGCAGAAAATACGCCTGGACTCAAAAATACAACATGGTTTTCGTCGACAACCCAGTCGGCGCTGGATTCAGCTTCACGAAATCAGAATCAGGGTACCCCACTAGTTTAAAGGCTGTAACTGAGGATCTTTATAAATTTTTGGTTCAGCTACACAGAATGTTTCCGTCTTTCAAGCAAAACAAACTCGTGCTCGTAGGCGAGTCCACCGGAACGGTGTACGCGGAGCTGCTGGCCCAAAAGATCTTTGAGGAAAACAAGATTTCCGATTGCAAGTTGAATTTAAGGAGGTTGATTATAGCGAGCAGACATACGGACCAAGGGATGCTGCGAAGGAGCAGTTCGTTTCTTTTCGAGTTAGGACTCATCGACGACTTCCAGAGACAAGAAATCGCTGGCTATGAGGAAGAACTGCGAGCGATTGAATTGATCGGAAATGCAACCGAGTCG GGAATCCACTGGGCCCAAACGGTAAAGCGCATCAAGGAATTCACCGGGCTGAGAGACACTCTAGATTTTGTCCACGATGACATCGGCGTGTACCAGAAGAAAGCATCATCCTGGTTCCTGAATCAACCCGAGATAAAGAAAGCTCTTCATGTAGGCGAACACGAGTTCACAGAAAACTCCGCGGAAGCCGGCGAGCATTTGCTCCGAACGCCATGGGCTTCGACCAAATCAGCGGTCGAATCCATGCTCACGGATGGATCTCTACCGATTTTGAGTGTGTACGGTCAGCTTGACCCCTTCAGGTCGATCAGGGGCAGGATGTTCGATGACTACGAGTGGCCTCGGTCCAAAGAATACTTCAAGGCGAAGAGGTGTCAGTTTATGGTCGGGGATGAAGTGGCTGGATATTACAAAACCACCGGACCTCTAACCGAAGTTCTCTTGCGGAATTCCGGGCACCTGATCGCTGCTGCCAAACCGCGGTGGGCTCTCGAATTGATCGATAGGTTTATTGGCGATGAGAAGAGTTTTCAGTGCTCTTGA